From the Amycolatopsis thermoflava N1165 genome, one window contains:
- the rdgB gene encoding RdgB/HAM1 family non-canonical purine NTP pyrophosphatase, whose protein sequence is MSRVLLATRNAKKLGELRRILAAEGIQGLEVVGLADVPEFPEAPETGATFEENAVAKARDAVAATGLPAIADDSGLSVDALNGMPGVLSARWAGRHGDDQANLDLVLAQLTDTPDERRGAAFVCAAALVLPGGEETVVRGEWRGRLTRKSRGANGFGYDPIFVPEGETRTSAEMEPAEKDASSHRGRALRALLPALRELAGR, encoded by the coding sequence GTGAGCCGCGTCCTGCTGGCCACCCGCAACGCCAAGAAGCTCGGCGAGCTGCGGCGGATTCTCGCGGCCGAGGGCATCCAGGGGCTGGAGGTGGTCGGTCTCGCCGACGTGCCGGAGTTCCCCGAGGCGCCGGAGACGGGCGCGACCTTCGAGGAGAACGCGGTCGCCAAGGCCAGGGACGCCGTCGCGGCCACCGGCCTGCCCGCCATCGCGGACGACTCCGGCCTGTCCGTGGACGCGCTGAACGGGATGCCCGGCGTGCTGTCCGCCCGCTGGGCCGGACGGCACGGCGACGACCAGGCGAACCTGGACCTGGTGCTCGCGCAGCTCACCGACACCCCGGACGAGCGCCGTGGCGCGGCCTTCGTGTGCGCGGCCGCGCTGGTGCTGCCGGGCGGCGAGGAGACGGTGGTGCGCGGCGAGTGGCGGGGCAGGCTGACGCGGAAGTCGCGGGGCGCCAACGGGTTCGGCTACGACCCGATCTTCGTGCCGGAGGGGGAGACCCGGACGTCGGCGGAGATGGAGCCGGCGGAGAAGGACGCGTCGTCCCACCGCGGCCGCGCCCTGCGGGCGTTGTTGCCTGCGTTGCGGGAGCTGGCGGGGCGCTGA
- the rph gene encoding ribonuclease PH, with product MVRKDGRNDDQLRDVKITRGFQQWPAGSVLIEFGNTKVLCAASVSEGVPRWRTGSGLGWVTAEYAMLPSATHDRSDRESVKGRIGGRTHEISRLIGRSLRACIDLAALGENTIQLDCDVIQADGGTRTAAITGAYVALADAVTWLAAAGRLADPQPLSAMVSAVSVGVVDGRVRLDLPYEEDSRAEVDMNVVATDAGTLIEVQGTGEGATFTRSTLDKMLDLAQTGCAELTRLQTAALAEPYPYELPEPATGKKKGSK from the coding sequence GTGGTGCGAAAAGACGGCAGGAACGACGACCAGCTCCGCGACGTGAAGATCACGCGGGGATTCCAGCAGTGGCCGGCCGGCTCGGTGCTCATCGAGTTCGGCAACACCAAGGTGCTCTGCGCGGCGAGCGTCAGCGAGGGTGTGCCGCGGTGGCGGACGGGATCGGGCCTCGGCTGGGTGACGGCCGAGTACGCCATGCTGCCCTCGGCCACGCACGACCGCAGCGACCGCGAGTCGGTCAAGGGCCGGATCGGCGGGCGGACCCACGAGATCAGCAGGCTGATCGGCCGCTCCCTGCGGGCCTGCATCGACCTCGCCGCGCTCGGCGAGAACACGATCCAGCTCGACTGCGACGTGATCCAGGCCGACGGCGGCACCCGCACGGCCGCGATCACCGGCGCCTACGTGGCGCTGGCCGACGCGGTCACCTGGCTCGCGGCGGCCGGACGGCTGGCTGATCCGCAACCGCTTTCCGCGATGGTGTCCGCGGTCAGCGTCGGTGTGGTGGACGGGCGCGTGCGCCTGGACCTGCCCTACGAGGAGGACTCGCGAGCCGAGGTCGACATGAACGTCGTCGCCACCGACGCCGGGACGCTGATCGAGGTGCAGGGCACCGGCGAGGGCGCGACCTTCACGCGCTCCACTTTGGACAAGATGCTGGACCTGGCGCAGACCGGGTGCGCGGAGCTGACCCGGCTGCAGACGGCGGCGCTGGCCGAGCCGTACCCGTACGAGCTGCCGGAGCCGGCCACGGGCAAGAAGAAGGGCTCGAAGTGA
- a CDS encoding MBL fold metallo-hydrolase encodes MRLTILGCSGSVPGPGQPASGYLLEADGFLLGLEFGNGVFAELQQRRDPFDLDALVLSHLHPDHCADFSALTVLRRYHPAPPYDTTARRLPVHAPANAPVRLAMAYAPNEAELAETDLSDVYEFHALSGEPVKIGPFEVTAIPVVHPTEAFGLRVRHAGRTLAYTGDTGPCDALADLVRDVDVLLAEASWTDAEDRPPGVHLSGKQAGELARDAGVERLLITHVAPWSDRDAILAEARAVFPGAALVERGAVYDL; translated from the coding sequence GTGCGACTGACGATCCTCGGTTGTTCGGGCAGTGTTCCCGGCCCTGGCCAGCCCGCGTCCGGCTACCTGCTCGAAGCGGACGGTTTCCTGCTCGGTCTCGAGTTCGGCAACGGCGTGTTCGCCGAGCTGCAGCAGCGGCGTGACCCGTTCGACCTCGACGCGCTCGTGTTGTCGCACCTGCACCCGGACCACTGCGCGGACTTCAGCGCGCTGACCGTGCTGCGCCGCTACCACCCGGCCCCGCCGTACGACACCACCGCGCGCCGTCTCCCGGTGCACGCCCCGGCGAACGCGCCGGTCCGGCTCGCGATGGCCTACGCCCCGAACGAGGCGGAGCTGGCCGAGACCGACCTGTCCGACGTCTACGAGTTCCACGCCCTGTCCGGCGAGCCGGTGAAGATCGGCCCGTTCGAAGTCACCGCGATCCCGGTGGTCCACCCGACCGAGGCGTTCGGGTTACGGGTGCGGCACGCCGGCCGCACGCTCGCCTACACCGGCGACACCGGGCCCTGCGACGCGCTCGCCGACCTGGTCCGCGATGTCGACGTCCTGCTGGCCGAGGCGTCCTGGACCGACGCGGAGGACCGGCCGCCGGGCGTGCACCTGTCCGGCAAGCAGGCGGGCGAGCTGGCGCGGGACGCGGGTGTGGAGCGGCTGCTCATCACGCACGTCGCGCCCTGGAGCGACCGGGATGCCATCCTCGCCGAGGCGCGGGCGGTCTTCCCCGGCGCGGCGCTCGTCGAGCGCGGCGCGGTCTACGACCTCTGA
- the murI gene encoding glutamate racemase: MSSREAPIGVFDSGVGGLTVARAILNQLPSEQLRYVGDTAHNPYGPLPIARARELALTALDKLVADGVKALVIACNTASAACLRDARERYDVPVIEVVLPAVRRAVAATHTGRIGVIGTEGTIRSRAYEDAFAAARDVSVTSVACPRFVDFVERGVTSGRQVLGLAQGYLEPLLRAEVDTLVLGCTHYPLLTGVLQIVMGPDVTLVSSAEETAKDVVRVLTEQDMLAERDTPPQHEFIATGSPEPFVRLAQRFMGFAPGVLSPISA, encoded by the coding sequence GTGAGCAGTCGTGAGGCCCCGATCGGTGTGTTCGATTCCGGAGTCGGGGGCCTCACGGTCGCCCGCGCGATCCTGAACCAGCTGCCGTCCGAGCAGCTGCGCTACGTCGGGGACACCGCGCACAACCCGTACGGCCCGCTGCCCATCGCACGCGCGCGGGAACTCGCGCTGACCGCGCTGGACAAGCTCGTCGCGGACGGGGTGAAGGCCCTGGTCATCGCGTGCAACACGGCGTCCGCGGCGTGCCTGCGGGACGCGCGCGAGCGCTACGACGTGCCGGTGATCGAGGTCGTGCTGCCCGCCGTGCGACGGGCCGTCGCCGCCACCCACACCGGTCGCATCGGCGTGATCGGCACCGAGGGCACGATCCGCTCCCGCGCCTACGAGGACGCCTTCGCCGCGGCGCGCGACGTGTCGGTCACCAGCGTCGCGTGCCCCCGGTTCGTCGACTTCGTCGAGCGCGGTGTCACGTCCGGCCGCCAGGTGCTGGGCCTCGCGCAGGGGTACCTCGAACCGCTGCTGCGCGCCGAGGTCGACACGCTCGTGCTCGGCTGCACGCACTATCCGCTGCTCACCGGGGTTCTGCAGATCGTCATGGGGCCGGACGTGACGCTCGTGTCCAGCGCCGAGGAGACCGCGAAGGACGTCGTCCGCGTGCTCACCGAACAGGACATGCTGGCCGAACGGGACACGCCGCCCCAGCACGAGTTCATCGCGACCGGCTCGCCGGAGCCGTTCGTCCGGCTCGCGCAGCGTTTCATGGGATTCGCACCCGGCGTGCTCTCGCCGATCAGCGCCTGA
- a CDS encoding rhomboid family intramembrane serine protease — translation MSTLPAPQADQAKRVLPAKPMTAALVVLAFTALLYLVEGVDVVLDNRLDAEGIAPRSLGGLDGVVWAPLLHGSWAHLLANTLPVMVFAFLAMASGIARWALVTATIWLVSGLGVWLTSEPGTITIGASGLAFGWLAYLLVRGLFNRAFWQIALAAVLLIGWGGMLWGVLPGQPGISWQAHLFGALGGVLAAWFAARAGRKRAVPSKP, via the coding sequence ATGAGCACGCTGCCCGCACCCCAGGCCGACCAGGCGAAGCGCGTCCTGCCGGCGAAGCCGATGACCGCCGCGCTCGTGGTGCTGGCGTTCACCGCCCTGCTGTACCTCGTCGAGGGCGTCGACGTCGTGCTGGACAACCGGCTCGACGCGGAGGGCATCGCGCCGCGCTCGCTCGGCGGGCTGGACGGCGTGGTGTGGGCGCCGCTGCTGCACGGCAGCTGGGCGCACCTGCTGGCCAACACGCTGCCGGTGATGGTGTTCGCCTTTCTCGCGATGGCGAGCGGGATCGCCCGGTGGGCGCTCGTGACGGCCACGATCTGGCTGGTCAGCGGCCTCGGCGTGTGGCTCACCTCGGAGCCGGGCACGATCACCATCGGCGCGTCCGGGCTGGCCTTCGGCTGGCTGGCCTACCTGCTGGTCCGCGGGCTGTTCAACCGCGCGTTCTGGCAGATCGCGCTCGCCGCGGTGCTGTTGATCGGATGGGGCGGGATGCTGTGGGGCGTGCTGCCCGGCCAGCCCGGCATCTCGTGGCAGGCGCACCTGTTCGGCGCGCTCGGCGGGGTCCTCGCGGCCTGGTTCGCCGCGCGGGCCGGCCGGAAGCGGGCGGTACCCTCGAAGCCGTGA
- a CDS encoding group I truncated hemoglobin — protein MTSIYEQIGGQDALIAVVDDFYERVLDDVELAPFFTGTNLPRLKGMQVEFFAAALGGPDEYRGRSMKDVHRGRGIAQHHFDLVAKHLTESLLAAGVPEETTNTIIGAVAPLSADIVSPSA, from the coding sequence GTGACGAGCATCTACGAACAGATCGGCGGGCAGGACGCGCTGATCGCCGTGGTCGACGACTTCTACGAGCGGGTGCTCGACGACGTCGAACTGGCGCCCTTCTTCACGGGCACGAACCTGCCGCGCCTGAAGGGCATGCAGGTCGAGTTCTTCGCCGCCGCGCTCGGCGGGCCCGACGAGTACCGGGGCCGGTCGATGAAGGACGTGCACCGCGGCCGCGGCATCGCCCAGCACCACTTCGACCTGGTCGCCAAGCACCTCACCGAGTCACTGCTGGCCGCGGGGGTACCGGAGGAGACCACGAACACGATCATCGGCGCGGTCGCCCCGCTGTCCGCCGACATCGTCTCGCCGAGCGCCTGA
- a CDS encoding PLP-dependent cysteine synthase family protein, translating into MARYESLLEALGGTPLVGLPRLSPTHDVRLWAKLEDRNPTGSIKDRPALAMIEAAEREGRLRRGSTILEPTSGNTGISLAMAAKLKGYGLVCVMPENTSAERKQLLQAYGARIVFSPAAGGSNEAVRRAKELAEKNPDWVMLYQYGNPANPDAHYRTTGPELLKDLPTITHFVGGLGTTGTLVGVGRYLHEQKPDVQIIAAEPRYGELVYGLRNLDEGFVPELYDPDVLNGRYSVGAYDALRRTRELLEHEGIFAGISTGAVLHAALGTAEKVAAKGEKADIAFIVADAGWKYLSTGAYSGTLDEAAERLDGQLWA; encoded by the coding sequence ATGGCCCGGTACGAATCGCTGCTCGAAGCCCTCGGCGGCACGCCGCTGGTGGGGTTGCCCCGGCTGTCCCCCACGCACGACGTGCGCCTGTGGGCGAAGCTCGAGGACCGCAATCCGACCGGCTCGATCAAGGACCGGCCCGCGCTGGCCATGATCGAGGCCGCCGAGCGCGAGGGCAGGCTGCGCCGGGGCTCGACGATCCTCGAACCGACCTCGGGCAACACCGGCATCTCGCTGGCGATGGCCGCGAAGCTCAAGGGCTACGGCCTGGTGTGCGTGATGCCGGAGAACACCTCCGCCGAGCGCAAGCAGCTGCTGCAGGCCTACGGCGCGCGGATCGTGTTCTCGCCGGCCGCGGGCGGCTCGAACGAGGCCGTGCGGCGCGCCAAGGAGCTGGCGGAGAAGAACCCGGACTGGGTGATGCTCTACCAGTACGGCAACCCGGCCAACCCGGACGCGCACTACCGCACGACCGGGCCCGAGCTGCTGAAGGACCTGCCGACGATCACCCACTTCGTCGGCGGCCTCGGCACCACGGGCACGCTGGTCGGCGTCGGCCGGTACCTGCACGAGCAGAAGCCGGACGTGCAGATCATCGCCGCCGAGCCGCGCTACGGCGAGCTGGTGTACGGGCTGCGCAACCTCGACGAGGGGTTCGTGCCGGAGCTGTACGACCCGGACGTGCTCAACGGCCGCTACTCGGTGGGCGCCTACGACGCGCTGCGCCGCACGCGTGAGCTGCTGGAGCACGAGGGCATCTTCGCCGGCATCTCCACGGGCGCGGTGCTGCACGCGGCGCTCGGCACGGCCGAGAAGGTCGCCGCGAAGGGCGAGAAGGCCGACATCGCGTTCATCGTCGCCGACGCCGGGTGGAAGTACCTGTCCACCGGCGCCTACAGCGGCACGCTGGACGAGGCCGCCGAGCGCCTCGACGGGCAGCTCTGGGCCTAG
- a CDS encoding MoaD/ThiS family protein — protein sequence MAVTVSIPTILRTHTGGQKSVEAAGKTVAEVIDDIESRHGGLKARLVKEDKLHRFVNVYVNDEDVRFAGGLDAEVKDGDTVTILPAVAGGAR from the coding sequence ATGGCCGTGACCGTGTCCATCCCCACCATCCTGCGCACGCACACGGGTGGTCAGAAGTCGGTCGAGGCGGCCGGCAAGACCGTGGCCGAGGTGATCGACGACATCGAGTCGCGCCACGGCGGTCTCAAGGCCCGCCTGGTCAAGGAGGACAAGCTCCACCGCTTCGTCAACGTCTACGTCAACGACGAGGACGTGCGCTTCGCCGGCGGTCTGGACGCCGAGGTCAAGGACGGCGACACGGTCACCATCCTGCCCGCGGTGGCCGGCGGCGCCCGCTAG
- a CDS encoding Mov34/MPN/PAD-1 family protein: protein MSVVLRIRRELVDEIVAHARRDHPDEACGVIAGPEGSDRPERFIPMLNAARSPTFYEFDSGDLLKLYREMDANDEVPVVIYHSHTATEAYPSRTDVSYASEPDAHYVLVSTRDPETHEFRSYRIVDGVVTEEPVEITE from the coding sequence ATGTCCGTCGTGCTTCGGATCCGCCGTGAACTCGTCGACGAGATCGTCGCCCACGCTCGCCGGGACCACCCGGACGAGGCGTGCGGCGTGATCGCCGGGCCCGAGGGCTCCGACCGCCCCGAGCGGTTCATCCCCATGCTGAACGCGGCGCGCTCGCCGACGTTCTACGAGTTCGACTCCGGTGACCTGCTCAAGCTCTACCGCGAGATGGACGCGAACGACGAGGTCCCGGTCGTGATCTACCACTCGCACACCGCGACCGAGGCCTACCCGTCACGCACCGACGTGTCCTACGCCTCCGAGCCCGACGCGCACTACGTGCTGGTCTCCACCCGCGACCCCGAGACGCACGAGTTCCGGTCGTACCGGATCGTCGACGGGGTCGTCACCGAAGAGCCCGTGGAGATCACGGAATAA
- a CDS encoding P1 family peptidase: MITDVPGVLVGHHHRIGDGWATGTTVVLAPPGTTGAVDQRGGAPGTRETNLLEPENLVRYVDGICLSGGSAYGLAAADGVMRWLAERDRGFQVGVEPHEVVPIVPGAVIFDLPRSDWGNRPDASFGYAACEAAGTAVEQGCVGAGAGAAVGSLKGGTGTASERVGDFVVGALAVVNARGEAVSFDSGRPYAADHEVAGEFGVRWPDRAASVPGRETDLNTTIGVVAVDADLSKAECRRLAVAAQDGLARAVRPAHSMFDGDTVFALATGARDLPAAEGPFGVTTRAAALDELCAAAARVFARACVHGLVSAVGVAGVPAYRDVWPEAFE; encoded by the coding sequence GTGATCACGGACGTGCCGGGGGTGCTGGTCGGGCACCACCACCGGATCGGGGACGGCTGGGCGACCGGCACGACGGTCGTGCTCGCGCCGCCGGGCACGACGGGCGCGGTCGACCAGCGCGGCGGCGCGCCCGGCACGCGTGAGACGAACCTGCTGGAGCCGGAGAACCTGGTCCGGTACGTCGACGGGATCTGCCTGTCCGGCGGCAGCGCCTACGGGCTGGCGGCCGCGGACGGGGTCATGCGGTGGCTGGCCGAACGGGACCGCGGGTTCCAGGTCGGCGTCGAGCCGCACGAGGTGGTGCCGATCGTGCCCGGCGCGGTGATCTTCGACCTGCCGCGGTCGGATTGGGGCAACCGGCCGGACGCCTCGTTCGGGTACGCCGCCTGCGAGGCGGCGGGCACCGCGGTCGAGCAGGGCTGCGTCGGCGCGGGCGCGGGGGCGGCGGTCGGCTCGCTGAAGGGCGGGACCGGCACGGCGAGCGAGCGCGTAGGCGACTTCGTGGTCGGGGCGCTCGCGGTGGTCAACGCGCGCGGCGAGGCGGTGTCGTTCGACAGCGGCCGCCCGTACGCGGCGGACCACGAGGTGGCGGGCGAGTTCGGGGTGCGCTGGCCGGACCGGGCGGCGTCGGTGCCCGGCCGGGAGACGGACCTGAACACGACGATCGGCGTGGTGGCGGTCGACGCGGACCTGTCGAAGGCCGAGTGCCGCCGCCTGGCGGTGGCGGCGCAGGACGGCCTGGCCCGCGCGGTGCGCCCGGCGCACTCGATGTTCGACGGCGACACGGTGTTCGCGCTGGCCACGGGCGCGCGGGACCTGCCGGCGGCCGAAGGCCCCTTCGGCGTGACCACACGCGCGGCAGCACTGGACGAGCTGTGCGCGGCGGCGGCGCGGGTCTTCGCGCGGGCGTGCGTGCACGGGCTGGTGAGCGCGGTGGGCGTGGCGGGCGTGCCCGCGTACCGGGACGTGTGGCCGGAAGCGTTCGAGTAA
- a CDS encoding DUF2017 domain-containing protein has protein sequence MRGWQRKGGRVHAGFEQQEAAVLRGLVSQLEDMLRARAEEAPQDPLAELTGIRTGPSQSPDDPVLSRLLPDYHKIDPDTPSQEVLDSASALRSLHEPELVDAKVGVAAVVMETLPRDGGDVRLTYEQADAWLSALNDVRLALGTALDVTEDMPDELPEDDPRSPHLGVYHWLTWVQESLVQALTA, from the coding sequence GTGAGGGGCTGGCAGCGCAAGGGCGGCCGCGTGCACGCCGGGTTCGAGCAGCAGGAGGCCGCGGTGCTGCGCGGCCTGGTGAGCCAGCTCGAGGACATGCTGCGGGCGCGCGCCGAGGAGGCGCCGCAGGACCCGCTGGCCGAGCTGACCGGCATCCGCACCGGCCCGTCGCAGTCGCCGGACGACCCGGTGCTGTCCCGCCTGCTGCCGGACTACCACAAGATCGACCCGGACACGCCGAGCCAGGAGGTCCTGGACTCGGCGAGCGCGCTGCGGTCGCTGCACGAGCCCGAGCTGGTCGACGCGAAGGTCGGCGTGGCCGCGGTGGTCATGGAGACCCTGCCGCGCGACGGCGGCGACGTGAGGCTGACCTACGAGCAGGCCGACGCGTGGCTGTCCGCGCTCAACGACGTCCGGCTGGCGCTGGGCACCGCGCTCGACGTCACCGAGGACATGCCCGACGAGCTGCCGGAGGACGATCCGCGCTCGCCCCACCTCGGCGTCTACCACTGGCTGACCTGGGTGCAGGAAAGCCTGGTCCAGGCACTGACGGCGTGA
- the clpS gene encoding ATP-dependent Clp protease adapter ClpS produces MTTPVASEQTQVEPLGTEAGAEDQPWQTIVWNDPVNLMSYVTYVFQKLFGYSRDHATKLMLDVHHKGRAVVSSGTKEKVEADVTKLHAAGLWATMEHTS; encoded by the coding sequence ATGACCACGCCTGTCGCATCCGAACAGACGCAGGTTGAACCACTCGGCACCGAGGCAGGCGCCGAAGACCAGCCGTGGCAGACGATCGTCTGGAACGACCCGGTGAACCTGATGTCGTACGTGACGTACGTCTTCCAGAAGCTGTTCGGCTACAGCCGCGACCATGCCACCAAGCTGATGCTGGACGTGCACCACAAGGGGCGCGCGGTGGTGTCCTCGGGCACGAAGGAGAAGGTCGAGGCGGACGTGACGAAACTGCACGCCGCGGGACTGTGGGCGACGATGGAGCACACTTCGTGA
- a CDS encoding nicotinate phosphoribosyltransferase yields the protein MGFPETHGSTALLTDHYELTMLGSALADGTGDRQCVFEVFARRLPAGRRYGVVAGTGRVLEAIADFRFTDTEIDQLAATAVVDDETLSWLANYRFGGDVDGYPEGELYFPGSPILTVRGTFAEAVLLETVALSILNHDSAIASAAARMSSAAHGRPIIEMGGRRTHEMAAVAAARAAYIGGFATTSNLEAGRRYGIPTRGTVAHAFMLLHDSEEDAFRAQVEKMGTDTTLLVDTYDITRGIETAVRVAGPELGAIRIDSGDVGVLARKAREQLDSLGAKDTRIVVSGDLDEHAIAALRAEPVDAYGVGTSVVTGSGAPTAGMVYKLVEVDGRPVAKRSENKASRGGEKSALRRHKPTGTALEEVVYAAGQRPEAGENDRELPIPLVRGGKPVDGLPTLEDSRQRLREGLVSLPWEGLKLSSGEPAIPTVFPQEA from the coding sequence ATGGGTTTCCCCGAGACGCACGGCAGCACGGCCCTGCTGACCGACCACTACGAGCTCACCATGCTGGGCAGCGCCCTCGCCGACGGCACCGGCGACCGCCAGTGTGTGTTCGAGGTCTTCGCCCGCCGCCTGCCAGCCGGGCGGCGCTACGGCGTGGTCGCCGGCACCGGCCGCGTGCTGGAGGCGATCGCCGACTTCCGGTTCACCGACACCGAGATCGACCAGCTCGCCGCCACCGCCGTGGTCGACGACGAGACGCTGTCCTGGCTGGCGAACTACCGGTTCGGCGGCGACGTCGACGGCTACCCCGAGGGCGAGCTGTACTTCCCGGGCTCGCCGATCCTCACCGTTCGGGGGACCTTCGCCGAGGCGGTCCTGCTGGAGACCGTCGCGCTGTCCATCCTCAACCACGACAGCGCGATCGCCTCCGCGGCCGCCCGCATGTCCTCGGCCGCGCACGGCAGGCCGATCATCGAGATGGGCGGCCGCCGCACGCACGAGATGGCCGCGGTCGCCGCCGCGCGCGCCGCCTACATCGGCGGGTTCGCCACCACGTCGAACCTGGAGGCCGGGCGCCGCTACGGCATCCCGACCCGCGGCACGGTGGCGCACGCGTTCATGCTGCTGCACGACAGCGAAGAGGACGCCTTCCGCGCCCAGGTCGAGAAGATGGGCACCGACACCACCCTCCTGGTCGACACCTACGACATCACCCGCGGCATCGAGACCGCGGTGCGCGTGGCGGGCCCGGAGCTGGGCGCGATCCGCATCGACTCCGGCGACGTGGGCGTGCTGGCCCGCAAGGCGCGCGAGCAGCTCGACTCGCTCGGCGCGAAGGACACCCGGATCGTGGTGTCCGGCGACCTCGACGAGCACGCGATCGCCGCCCTGCGCGCCGAGCCGGTCGACGCCTACGGCGTCGGCACGTCGGTGGTCACCGGGTCCGGCGCGCCGACCGCCGGGATGGTCTACAAGCTGGTCGAGGTCGACGGCCGCCCGGTCGCCAAGCGCAGCGAGAACAAGGCCTCGCGCGGTGGGGAGAAGTCCGCGCTGCGCCGCCACAAGCCGACCGGGACGGCGCTGGAGGAGGTCGTGTACGCGGCCGGTCAGCGCCCCGAGGCCGGGGAGAACGACCGCGAGCTGCCGATCCCGCTGGTGCGCGGCGGCAAGCCGGTCGACGGCCTGCCCACGCTGGAGGACAGCCGCCAGCGGCTGCGCGAGGGCCTGGTCAGCCTGCCGTGGGAGGGCCTCAAGCTCTCCAGCGGCGAACCCGCGATCCCCACCGTCTTCCCTCAGGAGGCGTGA
- a CDS encoding isochorismatase family protein — protein MSRALIVVDVQNDFCEGGALAVTGGAEVAAKITEHLARGGYSAVAATRDYHIDPGAHFSENPDYVRSWPRHCAAGTPGASFHPALDVGPITAVFSKGQYSDGYSGFEGHTDAGEKLVDWLRERQITDVDLVGIATDHCVRASALDAAAAGFSVRVLLDLTAGVARETVDKALEQLRAADVDLVGTPRVG, from the coding sequence ATGAGCAGGGCACTGATCGTCGTCGACGTGCAGAACGACTTCTGCGAAGGCGGCGCACTCGCCGTCACCGGCGGGGCCGAGGTGGCCGCGAAGATCACCGAGCACCTCGCGCGCGGTGGTTATTCGGCGGTCGCCGCGACCCGCGACTACCACATCGACCCGGGCGCCCACTTCAGCGAGAACCCGGACTACGTGCGGTCGTGGCCGCGGCACTGCGCGGCCGGGACTCCGGGCGCGTCGTTCCACCCGGCGCTCGACGTCGGGCCGATCACCGCGGTGTTCTCGAAGGGCCAGTACAGCGACGGCTACTCGGGGTTCGAGGGCCACACCGACGCCGGCGAGAAGCTCGTCGACTGGTTGCGCGAGCGGCAGATCACCGACGTCGACCTGGTGGGCATCGCGACGGACCACTGCGTGCGGGCGAGCGCGCTGGACGCGGCGGCGGCCGGGTTCTCGGTGCGGGTCCTGCTGGACCTCACCGCCGGCGTGGCGCGCGAGACCGTGGACAAGGCGCTGGAACAGCTGCGGGCCGCGGACGTGGATCTCGTGGGCACCCCGCGGGTCGGCTGA
- a CDS encoding bifunctional 4-hydroxy-2-oxoglutarate aldolase/2-dehydro-3-deoxy-phosphogluconate aldolase gives MRTVLRKHNNRFRERLATGRMVAILRADDPSWFADAGQVLYEAGLGVLEVDLATPGALDAIGVLQAELGQDALIGAGGVRTVAAVDRCAAAGVDFIATTVFSPDVLWRAQEYALPIVCGALTPTEVDAAWRYGPAAVKLHPAATAGGARYLEEVQAALPEVPLVPAGGVELSDVDAYLAAGALAVGVGSPLFGDALDGGRLDELGNRASRLAATAGRYA, from the coding sequence ATGCGCACCGTCCTGCGCAAGCACAACAACCGCTTCCGGGAGCGGCTGGCGACCGGCCGCATGGTGGCGATCCTGCGCGCGGACGACCCGTCCTGGTTCGCCGACGCGGGCCAGGTCCTCTACGAGGCGGGGCTCGGTGTGCTGGAGGTCGACCTGGCGACGCCGGGCGCGCTGGACGCGATCGGCGTGCTGCAGGCCGAACTGGGTCAGGACGCGCTGATCGGCGCCGGCGGGGTGCGCACGGTGGCCGCGGTGGACCGGTGCGCCGCCGCGGGCGTGGACTTCATCGCGACGACGGTCTTTTCGCCGGACGTGCTGTGGCGGGCGCAGGAGTACGCGCTGCCGATCGTGTGCGGCGCGCTCACGCCCACCGAGGTGGACGCGGCCTGGCGCTACGGCCCGGCCGCGGTGAAGCTCCACCCGGCGGCCACCGCCGGCGGGGCGCGGTACCTGGAGGAGGTCCAGGCCGCGCTGCCGGAGGTGCCGCTGGTGCCCGCGGGCGGGGTGGAACTGTCCGATGTGGACGCCTACCTGGCCGCGGGCGCCCTCGCGGTCGGCGTCGGATCCCCCCTGTTCGGCGACGCCCTGGACGGCGGCCGCCTCGACGAGCTGGGCAACCGCGCGTCCCGGCTGGCGGCCACCGCGGGCCGCTACGCCTGA